The following proteins are co-located in the Streptomyces sp. NBC_00435 genome:
- a CDS encoding putative baseplate assembly protein, with protein MALPSPNLDDRRFQQLVDEAKRYVQQRAPEWTDHNVSDPGVTLIETFAYLVDQLLYRLNRVPDKNYLAFLDLLGIQLYPPSAAVADVDFWLSAPQPDTVTLPAGTEVTTAAGETEEAVVFATADDLRIVPSELTRLVTAHRTGELTDRTGALAEGRDIPCFQATPEPGDALLFGLPAAAPRCMVAVRLDSRVEGVGVDPRQPPLVWEAWDGGRWQPCETDSDSTGGLNRPGEVIVYVPAGHAASLISGTRAGWLRCRVTEPEPGQPFYSESPTVREAAVFTVGGTMTVEHAERVTDVPLGASEGVAGQTFRLGRPPVLLDGEPPVVEVSSPEGWQRWDVVEHFGRSGPEDRHVRVDASTGEFTFPPVLREADGTLRPCGAVPPKGSQVRVARYRTGGGPAGNVSRGAISELRSSVPYVARVTNREAARGGVAGETIGNAKLRAPETLRMQERAVTAQDYEIIARQAAPSVRRVRCLPAADGGGGAGAVRVLVVPDAVADEGDRLRFEQLIPSDQVLTTITKSLDERRLIGTRLVVEPPAYQGVTVVARLSAPVGDADRVREAALAALFRHLNPLHGGPDGTGWPFGRPVQYGEVFGVLQRAIGDVLVEEIRMFAADPITGRRGAPVDRIDIGAGTLIFSYQHQVVVTSPENEVRG; from the coding sequence ATGGCCCTGCCCTCCCCCAACCTGGACGACCGACGGTTCCAGCAGCTCGTCGACGAGGCGAAGCGGTACGTGCAGCAGCGCGCCCCGGAGTGGACCGACCACAACGTGTCCGACCCGGGCGTCACCCTGATCGAGACGTTCGCCTACCTCGTGGACCAGCTGCTGTACCGGCTGAACCGGGTCCCGGACAAGAACTACCTGGCGTTCCTCGACCTGTTGGGCATCCAGCTGTACCCGCCCTCGGCCGCCGTCGCCGACGTCGACTTCTGGCTGTCGGCTCCGCAGCCCGACACGGTGACGCTGCCCGCGGGCACCGAGGTGACGACCGCGGCCGGCGAGACCGAGGAGGCCGTGGTCTTCGCCACCGCAGACGATCTACGCATCGTGCCGAGCGAGTTGACGCGGCTGGTCACCGCACACCGCACCGGTGAGCTGACCGACCGGACCGGTGCGCTCGCCGAGGGCCGCGACATACCGTGCTTCCAGGCGACGCCCGAGCCCGGCGACGCGCTGCTGTTCGGCCTGCCGGCCGCGGCGCCGCGCTGCATGGTCGCGGTCCGCTTGGACAGCCGCGTCGAAGGCGTCGGTGTCGACCCGCGCCAGCCCCCGCTGGTGTGGGAGGCGTGGGACGGCGGCCGGTGGCAGCCCTGCGAGACCGACTCCGACAGCACCGGCGGTCTGAACCGGCCCGGTGAGGTCATCGTGTACGTACCGGCCGGACACGCCGCGTCGCTGATCAGCGGGACCCGCGCGGGTTGGCTGCGCTGCCGGGTCACCGAGCCGGAGCCCGGCCAGCCGTTCTACTCCGAGTCCCCGACCGTGCGCGAGGCCGCCGTCTTCACCGTCGGCGGGACGATGACCGTGGAGCACGCCGAGCGGGTGACCGACGTACCGCTCGGCGCGTCGGAGGGGGTGGCGGGGCAGACCTTCCGCCTCGGCCGCCCGCCCGTGCTGCTCGACGGGGAGCCCCCGGTGGTGGAGGTGTCCTCCCCCGAGGGGTGGCAGCGTTGGGACGTGGTGGAGCACTTCGGCCGCTCGGGGCCCGAAGACCGGCACGTGCGCGTGGACGCGAGCACCGGCGAGTTCACGTTCCCGCCGGTGCTGCGCGAGGCCGACGGCACCCTGCGCCCCTGCGGGGCCGTACCGCCCAAGGGCTCCCAGGTCCGCGTGGCCCGCTACCGCACCGGGGGCGGCCCGGCGGGCAACGTCTCCCGCGGCGCGATCTCCGAACTGCGCAGCTCCGTCCCGTACGTCGCCCGCGTCACCAACCGCGAGGCGGCGCGCGGCGGTGTCGCCGGGGAGACGATCGGCAACGCCAAGCTGCGGGCGCCGGAGACGCTGCGCATGCAGGAGCGTGCGGTGACCGCCCAGGACTACGAGATCATCGCCCGCCAGGCGGCGCCCTCGGTGCGCCGGGTCCGCTGCCTGCCCGCCGCGGACGGCGGGGGTGGCGCGGGCGCGGTACGGGTCCTGGTGGTGCCGGACGCGGTGGCCGACGAGGGCGACCGGCTCCGCTTCGAGCAGTTGATCCCTTCCGACCAGGTGCTCACCACGATCACCAAGTCCCTCGACGAACGGCGCCTGATCGGCACGCGCCTCGTCGTGGAGCCGCCCGCCTACCAGGGCGTCACCGTGGTCGCCCGGCTGTCGGCGCCTGTCGGCGACGCCGACCGGGTGCGCGAGGCCGCGCTCGCCGCGCTGTTCCGGCACCTCAACCCGTTGCACGGCGGACCCGACGGCACCGGCTGGCCGTTCGGGCGGCCCGTGCAGTACGGCGAGGTGTTCGGAGTACTGCAACGCGCCATCGGGGACGTGCTGGTGGAGGAGATCCGGATGTTCGCCGCCGACCCGATCACGGGTCGTCGCGGTGCCCCGGTCGACCGGATCGACATCGGTGCGGGCACGCTGATCTTCTCCTACCAGCACCAGGTGGTCGTGACGTCGCCGGAGAACGAGGTGCGCGGATGA
- a CDS encoding GPW/gp25 family protein, producing MSERFIGRGWAFPLRVGPTGRIALVEREQELEEAIRLVLGTAPGERPMRPEFGCGIHEYVFAPGDGDTAGRVAQQVREALERWEPRITVDEVVVAFDSVEAGTLYIDVHYTVRTTNDRRNLVFPFYTIPSEEGAEEMVAD from the coding sequence ATGAGCGAGCGGTTCATCGGGCGCGGCTGGGCGTTCCCCCTGCGGGTCGGGCCGACCGGCAGGATCGCCCTGGTCGAGCGCGAGCAGGAGCTGGAGGAGGCCATCCGGCTGGTGCTGGGCACCGCGCCCGGCGAACGGCCGATGCGGCCCGAGTTCGGCTGCGGCATCCACGAGTACGTCTTCGCCCCCGGCGACGGCGACACCGCCGGCCGGGTCGCCCAGCAGGTGCGCGAGGCACTGGAGCGGTGGGAGCCGCGGATCACGGTGGACGAGGTCGTCGTGGCCTTCGACTCCGTGGAGGCGGGCACCCTCTACATCGATGTGCACTACACGGTGCGCACCACCAACGACCGGCGCAACCTGGTCTTCCCCTTCTACACGATCCCCTCCGAGGAGGGGGCCGAGGAAATGGTCGCGGACTGA
- a CDS encoding PAAR domain-containing protein: MPAAARTGDPTVHGGRLATPPPGAAAGVATVLIGGLPAAVVGSLHVCPVPPHAALGPANVIVPNPAGLAAGAVLIGGLPAARARDQTTCGAMVLTGAPNVLIGGV, encoded by the coding sequence ATGCCAGCCGCAGCCCGTACCGGCGACCCCACCGTCCACGGTGGCCGGCTCGCCACGCCGCCGCCCGGCGCCGCAGCGGGGGTGGCGACGGTGCTGATCGGCGGCCTGCCCGCCGCTGTCGTGGGCAGCCTGCACGTCTGCCCGGTCCCACCGCACGCGGCGCTGGGACCGGCCAACGTGATCGTGCCCAACCCGGCCGGGCTCGCCGCGGGCGCGGTACTCATCGGCGGGCTCCCCGCCGCGCGGGCGCGCGACCAGACCACGTGCGGCGCGATGGTCCTGACCGGCGCCCCGAACGTCCTGATCGGGGGTGTGTGA
- a CDS encoding VgrG-related protein, with product MSPSESGGRSFAADPIVEAPGELPQIWAAQLVSCVVDENVGLPDTAVLTYRDPDHEFLRATGVTIGSPLRVSVMTVKGQARERLFNGEVTALEIDRDRTGSFTVVRAYSKAHRLQRGRKVVAYRNMTAAAIVRKVAAGAGLPVGKVEAAPVTYKQLSQANVSDWDFLQFLAGESGAQVRVDDKGLLQFTKPVKASGAPAPSTSATRNPMVLEYGRNLLALRASLSAADGASKVQVRGWDVATKRPLVAEQPSVVSDTVVPGLSPQFAARFGKSAVAVTDTPYRTQAETTAVAKAAAAQTSAGFGELEAVAEGNPLLRAGKPVALGNVGQAFSGRYTATAVQHVLEPHGGYRTTVWVSASPDRSLTGLVTGANAPGRGPRIPGLAIGVVTDVREPNGSQRGAVRLKFPWLDDTYVTDWVRTVQWGGKGGGGVVSPEVNDEVLVGFEQGLLDSPYVIGGLYNGVDEPSPHDVPLIDKTSGKVNRRSVVSRSGHRVELLDAAAPGPSGLRLVTGDERLEVRMDDRRDRIELTVYAGRNRPLTSVLLDKSGITLDAGKGTVKVSGRQVDIDATAGVSIGGRSVRVSGTSDVTVNGGLLAVLKARLIRIN from the coding sequence ATGAGCCCGTCCGAATCCGGGGGCCGGTCGTTCGCGGCCGACCCGATCGTGGAGGCGCCCGGCGAACTGCCGCAGATCTGGGCGGCGCAACTGGTGAGCTGTGTGGTGGACGAGAACGTGGGCCTGCCGGACACCGCGGTACTCACCTACCGCGACCCCGACCACGAGTTCCTGCGCGCCACCGGTGTCACCATCGGGAGCCCGCTGCGGGTGTCGGTGATGACCGTGAAGGGGCAGGCGCGGGAGCGGCTGTTCAACGGCGAGGTCACAGCCCTGGAGATCGACCGGGACCGCACCGGCTCGTTCACCGTCGTACGCGCCTACTCCAAGGCACACCGCCTCCAGCGCGGCCGCAAGGTCGTGGCGTACCGGAACATGACGGCCGCCGCCATCGTCCGCAAGGTGGCCGCCGGCGCCGGGCTGCCTGTCGGGAAGGTGGAGGCCGCGCCGGTGACCTACAAGCAGCTGTCCCAGGCGAACGTCTCCGACTGGGACTTCCTGCAGTTCCTCGCGGGCGAGAGCGGCGCGCAGGTGCGCGTCGACGACAAGGGGCTGCTCCAGTTCACCAAGCCCGTGAAGGCCTCAGGGGCGCCCGCCCCGTCCACGTCGGCCACCCGCAACCCGATGGTCCTGGAGTACGGGCGAAACCTGCTGGCGCTGCGGGCCTCGCTGTCGGCCGCCGACGGCGCCTCGAAGGTGCAGGTGCGCGGCTGGGACGTGGCCACCAAGCGGCCGCTGGTCGCCGAACAGCCGTCCGTGGTCAGCGACACGGTGGTGCCGGGCCTCAGCCCCCAGTTCGCCGCACGGTTCGGGAAGTCCGCGGTGGCCGTCACCGACACCCCGTACCGTACGCAGGCCGAGACGACGGCGGTCGCGAAAGCGGCGGCGGCCCAGACCAGCGCCGGTTTCGGCGAGCTGGAGGCGGTGGCCGAGGGGAACCCGCTGCTGCGGGCGGGCAAGCCGGTGGCGCTCGGCAACGTGGGGCAAGCGTTCTCGGGCCGGTACACGGCGACGGCCGTGCAGCACGTCCTGGAGCCGCACGGTGGGTACCGCACCACCGTGTGGGTCAGCGCCAGCCCGGACCGCTCCCTGACCGGCCTGGTGACCGGCGCCAACGCGCCGGGACGCGGCCCGCGCATCCCCGGTCTGGCGATCGGCGTGGTGACGGACGTACGCGAGCCGAACGGCTCCCAACGCGGCGCGGTACGCCTGAAGTTCCCCTGGCTCGACGACACCTACGTCACCGACTGGGTGCGCACCGTCCAGTGGGGCGGCAAGGGGGGCGGCGGCGTGGTGAGCCCCGAGGTCAACGACGAGGTGCTGGTCGGGTTCGAGCAGGGACTGCTCGACAGTCCGTACGTCATCGGCGGGCTCTACAACGGCGTGGACGAGCCCTCACCACACGACGTACCGCTGATCGACAAGACGAGCGGCAAGGTCAACCGCCGCTCGGTGGTGTCGCGTTCGGGCCACCGCGTGGAGCTGCTGGACGCGGCGGCGCCGGGCCCCTCCGGGCTGCGGCTGGTGACCGGCGACGAGCGGCTGGAAGTACGGATGGACGACCGCCGGGACCGGATCGAGCTCACCGTGTACGCGGGGCGCAACCGTCCGCTGACCTCCGTCCTCCTGGACAAGAGCGGCATCACGCTGGACGCCGGGAAGGGCACCGTGAAGGTGTCCGGCCGCCAGGTGGACATCGACGCCACCGCCGGGGTCAGCATCGGCGGCCGGTCGGTGCGGGTGTCCGGAACCTCCGACGTCACCGTCAACGGCGGCCTGCTCGCCGTCCTCAAGGCCCGACTCATCAGGATCAACTAA
- a CDS encoding CIS tube protein, with the protein MASSARASRARAQLTLKEPPASVGAKPGGTIAKLDLQFNPSTLQLGKTTEWRRSPSRMAGQSALPEFVGSGPRTLSLDVFLDATATHDNSVEQAVEKLMKACVPTPASLGRKKPASPWVRFEWGSARTTSFDGVLSNLSVSYTLFDVDGKPLRASCSLSIEEASVDPAGQNPTSGARAARSTHIVVAGDSLAMLAWREYGDATAWRAIAEANGIDDPMALAPGTELVVPGMQEHPYEVGEEEQR; encoded by the coding sequence ATGGCCTCATCTGCGCGCGCCAGCCGCGCCAGGGCCCAGCTCACCCTCAAGGAGCCCCCCGCCTCGGTCGGGGCCAAGCCCGGCGGGACGATCGCGAAGCTCGATCTCCAGTTCAACCCGTCGACCCTGCAGCTGGGCAAGACCACCGAGTGGCGGCGGTCCCCGTCCCGGATGGCGGGGCAGTCTGCGCTGCCCGAGTTCGTGGGCAGCGGTCCGCGCACCCTGAGCCTGGACGTGTTCCTGGACGCCACCGCCACCCACGACAACTCGGTGGAGCAGGCGGTGGAGAAGCTGATGAAGGCATGCGTGCCGACCCCGGCCAGCCTCGGCCGCAAGAAGCCTGCGAGCCCCTGGGTGCGCTTCGAGTGGGGCAGTGCGCGGACGACGTCGTTCGACGGGGTCCTGTCGAACCTGTCGGTGTCGTACACGCTCTTCGACGTGGACGGCAAGCCGTTGCGGGCCAGCTGCTCGCTGTCCATCGAGGAGGCGAGCGTCGACCCGGCCGGGCAGAACCCGACCTCCGGCGCACGCGCCGCCCGCAGCACGCACATCGTGGTGGCGGGCGACAGTCTGGCGATGCTGGCCTGGCGCGAGTACGGCGACGCGACGGCCTGGCGGGCCATCGCGGAGGCCAACGGCATCGACGACCCCATGGCGCTCGCCCCCGGCACCGAGCTCGTGGTGCCGGGCATGCAGGAACACCCGTACGAAGTCGGCGAGGAGGAACAGCGATGA
- a CDS encoding phage tail protein, which yields MTDNIFATSVFFRLAIGGNDLGAFHTCSGMGAEVEMESYAEGGNNGFTWQLPGRVTWSNITLSRPVTADTAKIGRWLDETLRRVEPKDGEIVALRPDLSRIISWQVFGIVPVRWQGPSFDPANSAAAVETLEIAHAGLLPS from the coding sequence ATGACCGACAACATCTTCGCGACCAGCGTGTTCTTCCGGCTGGCGATCGGGGGCAACGACCTGGGCGCCTTCCACACCTGCTCCGGCATGGGCGCCGAGGTCGAGATGGAGAGCTACGCCGAGGGCGGCAACAACGGCTTCACCTGGCAGCTGCCGGGCCGCGTGACCTGGTCGAACATCACCCTCTCCCGGCCCGTCACCGCCGACACCGCGAAGATCGGCCGTTGGCTGGACGAGACGCTGCGGCGGGTCGAACCCAAGGACGGCGAGATCGTGGCCCTGCGGCCCGACCTGAGCCGGATCATCAGCTGGCAGGTGTTCGGGATCGTCCCGGTGCGATGGCAGGGGCCGTCCTTCGACCCCGCCAATTCCGCGGCGGCGGTGGAGACCTTGGAGATCGCCCACGCGGGGCTGCTGCCCTCCTGA
- a CDS encoding DUF6760 family protein: protein MTYALPRLREEIAYIAYHFHWQRDEILDLPHGERQEWVTEIARINTRVNEGG, encoded by the coding sequence GTGACGTACGCCCTCCCCCGGCTCAGGGAGGAGATCGCGTACATCGCCTACCACTTCCACTGGCAACGCGACGAGATTCTCGACCTGCCGCACGGCGAGCGCCAGGAGTGGGTCACCGAGATTGCTCGTATCAACACTCGTGTGAATGAAGGCGGTTGA
- a CDS encoding phage tail protein, which produces MAEGDALSTHIFGVQLGGYLVESIQEISGLTVEEEVVEVRQVSAEGKQIIRKQPGARQAGEVTITRGLDKSSEFTKWIKETLNNGAVDTARQNLTIEIKDSTGATVRRIQLMQGWASKWEGPSLKAGESAAATESVTIVFEEIIVE; this is translated from the coding sequence ATGGCAGAGGGCGATGCTCTTTCCACCCATATCTTCGGCGTGCAGCTCGGCGGCTACCTGGTCGAATCGATCCAGGAGATCAGCGGCCTGACCGTCGAGGAAGAGGTCGTCGAGGTCCGCCAGGTCAGCGCCGAGGGCAAGCAGATCATCCGCAAGCAGCCCGGCGCCCGCCAGGCGGGCGAGGTCACGATCACCCGGGGCCTCGACAAGAGCAGCGAATTCACCAAGTGGATCAAGGAGACCCTGAACAACGGGGCCGTCGACACCGCTCGGCAGAACCTCACCATCGAGATCAAGGACTCCACGGGCGCGACCGTCCGCCGCATCCAGCTCATGCAGGGCTGGGCCTCCAAGTGGGAAGGCCCCTCCCTGAAGGCCGGCGAGTCCGCCGCGGCCACCGAGTCCGTGACCATCGTGTTCGAGGAGATCATCGTCGAATGA
- a CDS encoding phage tail sheath family protein, protein MPTYLTPGVYVEEVQSGARPIEGVGTAVAAFVGFARSGPFHEPTLVTNWDQYSQHFGGFTEGTYLPHAVYGYFANGGGAAYVVRIGGSGQDASAPAAVGGSPQARAAQPAELGGFLVTARPGVTGVSVEIADVDGENPPEDRFKVLVRQGEQVAETYEVSARKNVKGYLVTQTRASKLIEVTEQRNASQTRPTAQIVALPDAPAAPAPAGHGEVSRLDPAEYVGDASARTGFAGLETIDEITMVAVPDLMSAYQRGEIDAEGVRTVQLAVISHCEQMGDRVAVLDTPPGLSAQQVRTWRNDEAGYDSRYATLYYPWVRVFDPASGRNTAVPPSGHIAGVWARSDAERGVHKAPANEVIRGAVDLELRLSKGEQDLLNPIGVNCVRAFPGRGIRIWGARTLSSDPSWRYLNVRRLFNYLEESILLGTQWVVFEPNDDRLWSSIRRNVTAFLTEEWRRGALFGRTAAEAFYVKCDRDNNPQESIDQGRVVCEIGVSPVKPAEFVVFRLAQFSDSTSLVDE, encoded by the coding sequence ATGCCGACGTACCTCACCCCGGGCGTGTACGTGGAGGAGGTGCAGTCCGGTGCTCGCCCGATCGAAGGGGTCGGCACCGCTGTCGCCGCGTTCGTCGGGTTCGCCCGGAGCGGCCCGTTCCACGAGCCCACCCTGGTCACCAACTGGGACCAGTACAGCCAGCACTTCGGCGGCTTCACCGAGGGCACCTATCTGCCCCACGCGGTCTACGGGTACTTCGCCAACGGCGGCGGCGCCGCGTACGTCGTCCGCATCGGCGGGTCCGGCCAGGACGCCTCCGCCCCGGCCGCCGTCGGCGGAAGCCCCCAGGCCCGCGCGGCGCAGCCGGCCGAGCTCGGCGGCTTCCTGGTGACGGCCCGGCCGGGCGTCACCGGCGTGTCCGTGGAGATCGCCGACGTGGACGGCGAGAACCCGCCCGAGGACCGCTTCAAGGTCCTGGTCCGCCAGGGCGAACAGGTGGCCGAGACCTACGAGGTGTCCGCCCGCAAGAACGTCAAGGGCTACCTCGTCACCCAGACCCGCGCCTCGAAGCTGATCGAGGTCACCGAGCAGCGCAATGCGAGCCAGACCCGGCCCACCGCCCAGATCGTGGCCCTGCCCGACGCCCCGGCCGCGCCCGCTCCGGCCGGCCACGGCGAGGTGTCCCGGCTCGACCCGGCCGAGTACGTCGGCGACGCGAGCGCACGTACCGGGTTCGCCGGCCTGGAGACCATCGACGAGATCACCATGGTCGCGGTGCCGGACCTGATGAGCGCCTACCAGCGCGGCGAGATCGACGCCGAAGGCGTACGCACCGTGCAGCTCGCGGTGATCTCGCACTGCGAGCAGATGGGCGACCGGGTGGCCGTCCTGGACACCCCGCCCGGGCTCTCCGCGCAGCAGGTGCGCACCTGGCGCAACGACGAGGCGGGCTACGACTCCCGCTACGCCACCCTCTACTACCCGTGGGTTCGGGTCTTCGACCCGGCCTCCGGGCGCAACACGGCCGTCCCGCCGAGCGGCCACATCGCCGGCGTGTGGGCGCGCAGCGACGCCGAGCGCGGTGTGCACAAGGCCCCCGCCAACGAGGTGATCCGTGGCGCGGTGGACCTGGAACTGCGCCTGAGCAAGGGCGAGCAGGACCTGCTCAACCCGATCGGTGTGAACTGCGTACGCGCCTTCCCCGGCCGGGGCATCCGGATCTGGGGCGCTCGCACCCTCTCCTCCGATCCGTCCTGGCGCTACCTGAACGTGCGCCGCCTCTTCAACTACCTGGAGGAGTCCATCCTCCTGGGCACCCAGTGGGTGGTCTTCGAGCCGAACGACGACCGGCTCTGGTCGAGCATCCGGCGCAACGTCACCGCGTTCCTCACCGAGGAATGGCGTCGTGGCGCGCTGTTCGGCCGCACGGCCGCGGAGGCGTTCTACGTCAAGTGCGACCGGGACAACAACCCGCAGGAGTCGATCGACCAGGGCCGCGTGGTCTGCGAGATCGGCGTGTCGCCCGTCAAGCCCGCCGAGTTCGTGGTGTTCCGGCTGGCCCAGTTCTCCGACAGCACCAGCCTCGTCGACGAGTGA
- a CDS encoding ATP-binding protein, with the protein MTHVLEPAPPAPAPAPADTTPYLWARLRTVEERVRQAVALRRAVDPDPDDPYRGQYLTPEAVARILDARYDPGLPALAPAGPPPGSPLDLLATRFALAPLDLDLLLVALAPDLDIRFEQLYGYLNDDLTRRRPTVALALELCGRTGVAAARLRLSPAAPLVAGGLLEVTEPERPPLSRVLAVPDRVTAHLLGDASPDPRLADVLGEAADDPAVDPAELHRAVAAAGSGTGHVHLRGGGDPVGLAAAALRARGLSPLALDAAALAHHARTVPELAGAVAREARLTGAGVLLGPVEELPDKPDERARVLRTLCTVLRGIPLFTYGAGGWEPAWTADTPVTLTVAAPSPDRHVVRWRHALELAAGKRGEAGELGEVGEAGEADALARSVSAHRLDAGQLRRAADTAVRTAALDGRPVSPDDLRSAVRAQNGAGLARLARRVEPAVGWDDLVLPAPTHRRLRELAVRARHRDQVLGQWGMRPGGGRGRGVIALFAGSSGTGKTMSAEVVAADLGMDLYVVDLSTVVDKYVGETEKNLERIFTEASAVNAVLLFDEADAIFGKRSEVKDAHDKHANMESAYLLQRMESFDGIAILTTNLRANLDEAFTRRLDVVADFPVPDATQRLALWERCLGDRLPRAGDLDLGFCADRFELAGGSIRSCAVTAAYSAAASGEPVTMPQVVTAVAQEYRKLGRLLLEGEFGPYVDQVTRV; encoded by the coding sequence GTGACGCACGTCCTCGAACCCGCGCCCCCGGCGCCGGCGCCGGCGCCGGCCGACACGACCCCGTACCTGTGGGCACGGCTCCGCACCGTCGAGGAGCGGGTGCGCCAGGCCGTGGCGCTCCGGCGCGCCGTCGATCCCGACCCGGACGATCCCTACCGGGGCCAGTACCTGACGCCCGAGGCCGTCGCCCGTATCCTGGACGCACGGTACGACCCCGGCCTGCCCGCGCTCGCACCGGCCGGCCCCCCGCCCGGCTCGCCGCTCGACCTCCTCGCCACGCGCTTCGCGCTGGCGCCCCTCGACCTGGACCTTCTCCTGGTCGCCCTGGCGCCGGACCTGGACATCCGCTTCGAACAGCTCTACGGCTACCTCAACGACGACCTGACCCGCCGTCGGCCCACCGTCGCACTCGCCCTCGAACTGTGCGGCCGCACCGGGGTGGCGGCCGCGCGGTTGCGGCTCTCCCCCGCAGCGCCGCTCGTCGCAGGCGGTCTGCTGGAGGTCACCGAGCCCGAACGGCCGCCCCTGTCCCGGGTGCTGGCCGTCCCCGACCGGGTCACCGCCCACCTGCTGGGCGACGCCTCGCCCGACCCGCGGCTGGCCGACGTGCTCGGCGAGGCCGCCGACGATCCGGCCGTCGACCCGGCCGAGCTGCACCGGGCCGTCGCCGCGGCCGGCAGCGGCACCGGCCATGTCCACCTGCGGGGCGGCGGCGATCCCGTCGGCTTGGCCGCCGCCGCGCTGCGCGCTCGCGGGCTGAGCCCCCTGGCCCTGGACGCGGCGGCACTGGCCCACCACGCCCGAACCGTGCCCGAACTCGCCGGCGCCGTCGCCCGCGAGGCCCGCCTGACGGGCGCCGGTGTACTGCTCGGGCCGGTGGAGGAACTGCCCGACAAACCCGACGAGCGGGCCCGCGTACTGCGCACCCTGTGCACGGTGCTGCGCGGCATCCCCCTGTTCACGTACGGAGCGGGCGGCTGGGAACCCGCCTGGACGGCCGACACCCCCGTCACCCTGACGGTGGCGGCCCCCTCCCCCGACCGGCACGTCGTGCGCTGGCGGCACGCCCTGGAGCTGGCCGCCGGAAAGCGTGGTGAGGCGGGTGAGTTGGGTGAGGTGGGTGAGGCCGGTGAAGCCGACGCCCTCGCCCGGTCCGTGTCCGCGCACCGCCTCGACGCCGGGCAGCTGCGGCGCGCCGCCGACACCGCGGTGCGCACGGCCGCGCTCGACGGCCGCCCGGTCTCCCCCGACGACCTGCGCAGCGCCGTACGGGCCCAGAACGGCGCGGGCCTCGCCCGCCTCGCCCGCCGGGTGGAGCCCGCGGTGGGCTGGGACGACCTGGTGCTGCCCGCCCCCACCCACCGCCGCCTGCGTGAACTCGCGGTGCGCGCCCGCCACCGCGACCAGGTGCTCGGACAGTGGGGCATGCGGCCCGGCGGCGGGCGCGGGCGCGGGGTGATCGCGCTGTTCGCGGGTTCCTCCGGCACCGGCAAGACCATGTCCGCCGAGGTCGTGGCCGCCGACCTGGGCATGGACTTGTACGTGGTCGACCTGTCCACGGTCGTCGACAAGTACGTCGGCGAGACCGAGAAGAACCTGGAGCGGATCTTCACCGAGGCGTCGGCCGTCAACGCGGTGCTGCTGTTCGACGAGGCCGACGCGATCTTCGGCAAGCGCTCGGAGGTCAAGGACGCCCACGACAAGCACGCCAACATGGAGTCGGCCTATCTGCTCCAGCGGATGGAGTCGTTCGACGGCATCGCCATCCTGACCACCAACCTGCGGGCCAACCTCGACGAGGCGTTCACCCGCCGCCTCGACGTGGTCGCGGACTTCCCGGTGCCCGACGCCACCCAGCGCCTGGCCCTGTGGGAGCGATGCCTGGGCGACCGGCTGCCCCGCGCCGGCGACCTCGATCTCGGCTTCTGTGCCGACCGGTTCGAACTGGCCGGAGGCTCGATCCGGTCCTGCGCAGTGACCGCCGCCTACTCCGCGGCCGCATCGGGTGAGCCGGTGACCATGCCCCAGGTGGTGACGGCGGTCGCCCAGGAGTACCGCAAGCTCGGCCGCCTGCTCCTGGAGGGCGAGTTCGGGCCGTACGTGGACCAGGTCACGCGCGTGTGA
- a CDS encoding DUF4255 domain-containing protein: MIHEVDEGLRRLLEESGLEASGVEVVFDAPTRDWAARRSAPTVCVFLYDIREDHTRRGSGAGEVYDADGFVVARRTPTRWFELTYLVSAWASRPQDEHRLLSQVLACLVSTDTLPPRLLGGTLAELGLLVDVDAGGTGMDAPAASDVWSALGGELKPSLGLRVKAPLAGISRATAPPVTDGLVVRSVPQAEPDGAEGARRLRYLEPSEPGPEGFGGSRERPQVPARRRRGERQP; encoded by the coding sequence GTGATCCACGAGGTCGACGAGGGGCTGCGCCGGCTGCTGGAGGAGTCCGGCCTGGAGGCGTCGGGCGTCGAGGTGGTGTTCGACGCGCCGACGCGTGACTGGGCGGCGCGCCGCAGCGCGCCCACGGTCTGCGTGTTCCTGTACGACATCCGCGAGGACCACACCCGGCGCGGCAGCGGCGCAGGCGAGGTGTACGACGCGGACGGCTTCGTCGTCGCACGCCGCACCCCGACCCGCTGGTTCGAGCTGACCTACCTGGTCTCCGCATGGGCGAGCAGGCCACAGGACGAGCACCGACTGCTCTCCCAGGTGCTGGCCTGCCTCGTGTCGACCGACACGCTGCCCCCGCGCCTGCTCGGTGGCACGCTCGCCGAACTCGGCCTGCTCGTGGACGTGGACGCGGGAGGCACCGGGATGGACGCACCGGCCGCCTCCGACGTGTGGTCGGCGCTGGGCGGCGAGCTGAAGCCATCCCTGGGGCTCCGCGTGAAGGCACCGCTGGCGGGCATCAGCAGGGCCACGGCCCCGCCGGTCACCGATGGGCTCGTCGTACGCTCCGTGCCGCAGGCCGAGCCGGACGGGGCCGAGGGCGCGCGCCGGTTGCGCTACCTCGAGCCGAGCGAACCGGGACCGGAGGGCTTCGGCGGCTCCCGGGAGCGGCCGCAGGTTCCCGCGCGCCGCCGACGAGGGGAACGGCAGCCGTGA